The Lysobacter enzymogenes genome window below encodes:
- a CDS encoding ABC transporter permease, translating to MSAVAVNMAAILAEWRQAWRALLRRPGYLAIASLTLALGIAAVVAVFSLFYQGLLRPLPFPDAGRLAAVGMDYGDTVVSAPAMLDSVRAMPGTASAGIASAYLRNVNIVRGDALLVGPVLAADHGFLATLGVKMALGRNFSAEEDRVGGADAVVLSHDFWMRRFGGRSDALGASIVMDGRPASVVGVLPESFAWPQAFDLLVPIRLQSGPQDMDANHYVIARFDDAGAGRDARIDARMHALVEARRATLPADNYDYLARNRYKAMPLRDFYTGGSGSALWLFFAAALCVLAVAAINLANLVMQRSALRSHDSAVRAALGAPALRLAMPALGEGLLIGAVGAAAGLALAWACLRLLKRMAPAQWLPNGDIALIDASWAFALAVGLLLALLASAVGAWRARVGSLTGELVGGGRSGLSRGAGRLARAMVVAQVALAALLLVVSSLFMRSLYELNAVPLGFDGASVQVFALSPVEPLYPDAAAVAAQSRAIMQRLRAVPGVERVAMSTNLPIGSQLNMPATLADGSAVQPQFRPVDGEFFATFAIASVRGRVFDARDDAGAEPVCVVSRSFVDKHLRGDPIGQTLRMGRGADSETLPAMRIVGVVGDVRQFGPDQPAPPILYLPFRQLPPKLWTKIRGYGPLNYAIGARGAGADFEVRVRRAVAEAAPQQPIGEVRRMRAVVEAGLQRSAMQLLLVGLFSAMTLLLAGIGLYAVLSIAVASRRHEYGVRAAMGASPARLVRLVLRDSGAQVALGLALGIGAALAASRLIRRFVFGISTADPLAIALVIGALAAAAALATVWPALRAARSDPMQAFRAQ from the coding sequence ATGAGCGCGGTCGCCGTGAACATGGCGGCGATCCTGGCCGAATGGCGCCAGGCCTGGCGCGCGCTGTTGCGCCGGCCGGGCTATCTGGCCATCGCCAGCCTGACCCTGGCCCTGGGCATCGCCGCGGTCGTGGCCGTGTTCTCGCTGTTCTACCAAGGACTGCTGCGGCCGTTGCCGTTCCCGGACGCCGGACGGCTGGCCGCGGTCGGCATGGATTACGGCGACACCGTGGTGTCCGCGCCGGCCATGCTCGACAGCGTGCGCGCGATGCCCGGGACCGCCTCGGCGGGGATCGCGTCCGCCTATCTGCGCAACGTCAACATCGTGCGCGGCGACGCCTTGCTGGTCGGCCCGGTGCTGGCCGCCGACCACGGCTTTCTCGCCACGCTGGGCGTGAAGATGGCGCTGGGCCGCAACTTCAGCGCCGAGGAAGACCGGGTCGGCGGCGCCGATGCGGTGGTGCTGAGCCACGATTTCTGGATGCGCCGCTTCGGCGGCCGCAGCGACGCGCTCGGCGCCAGCATCGTCATGGACGGACGGCCCGCGAGCGTGGTCGGCGTGCTGCCCGAAAGCTTCGCCTGGCCGCAGGCGTTCGACCTGCTCGTCCCGATCCGCCTGCAGAGCGGGCCGCAGGACATGGACGCCAACCATTACGTGATCGCGCGCTTCGACGACGCCGGCGCCGGCCGCGACGCGCGCATCGACGCGCGCATGCACGCCCTGGTCGAGGCGCGGCGCGCGACCCTGCCGGCGGACAACTACGACTACCTCGCGCGCAACCGCTACAAGGCGATGCCGCTGCGCGACTTCTACACCGGCGGCAGCGGTTCGGCGCTGTGGCTGTTCTTCGCCGCGGCCTTGTGCGTGCTGGCGGTCGCAGCGATCAACCTCGCCAATCTGGTGATGCAGCGCTCGGCGCTGCGCTCGCACGACAGCGCGGTGCGCGCCGCGCTCGGCGCGCCGGCGCTGCGGCTGGCGATGCCGGCGTTGGGCGAAGGCTTGTTGATCGGCGCGGTCGGCGCGGCCGCGGGTCTGGCGCTGGCCTGGGCCTGCCTGCGCCTGCTCAAGCGCATGGCGCCGGCGCAGTGGCTGCCCAACGGCGACATCGCCTTGATCGATGCGAGCTGGGCGTTCGCGCTCGCGGTCGGGCTGCTGTTGGCATTGCTGGCGTCGGCGGTCGGCGCGTGGCGCGCGCGGGTCGGGTCGCTGACCGGCGAACTCGTCGGCGGCGGCCGCTCGGGCTTGAGCCGCGGCGCCGGCCGGCTGGCGCGCGCGATGGTAGTGGCGCAGGTCGCGCTGGCGGCGCTGTTGCTGGTCGTGTCCAGTCTGTTCATGCGCAGCCTGTACGAACTCAACGCGGTGCCGCTCGGCTTCGACGGCGCCTCGGTGCAGGTGTTCGCGTTGTCGCCGGTCGAGCCGCTGTACCCCGACGCGGCGGCGGTCGCGGCGCAAAGCCGGGCGATCATGCAGCGCCTGCGCGCGGTGCCCGGCGTCGAGCGGGTCGCGATGTCGACCAACCTGCCGATCGGCTCGCAGTTGAACATGCCCGCGACGCTCGCCGACGGCAGCGCCGTGCAACCGCAGTTCCGGCCGGTCGACGGCGAGTTCTTCGCGACCTTCGCCATCGCGTCCGTGCGCGGCCGCGTGTTCGACGCCCGCGACGACGCCGGCGCCGAGCCGGTGTGCGTGGTCAGCCGCTCGTTCGTCGACAAGCACCTGCGCGGCGATCCGATCGGGCAGACCCTGCGCATGGGCCGCGGCGCCGACAGCGAGACCTTGCCGGCGATGCGCATCGTCGGCGTGGTCGGCGACGTGCGCCAGTTCGGACCGGACCAGCCGGCGCCGCCGATCCTGTACCTCCCGTTCCGGCAACTGCCGCCCAAGCTGTGGACCAAGATCCGCGGATACGGGCCGCTGAACTACGCGATCGGCGCGCGCGGCGCGGGCGCCGATTTCGAGGTGCGGGTGCGCCGCGCGGTCGCCGAGGCGGCGCCGCAGCAGCCGATCGGCGAGGTGCGGCGGATGCGCGCCGTGGTCGAGGCGGGCCTGCAACGCAGCGCCATGCAGTTGCTGCTGGTCGGCCTGTTCTCGGCGATGACCTTGCTGTTGGCCGGCATCGGCCTGTACGCGGTGCTGTCGATCGCGGTCGCGTCCCGCCGCCACGAGTACGGCGTGCGCGCGGCGATGGGCGCGTCGCCGGCGCGGCTGGTGCGGCTGGTGCTGCGCGACAGCGGCGCGCAGGTCGCGCTCGGGCTCGCGCTCGGCATCGGCGCGGCGCTGGCCGCCTCGCGCCTGATCCGGCGCTTCGTGTTCGGCATCAGCACCGCCGATCCGCTGGCGATCGCCTTGGTGATCGGCGCGCTGGCGGCGGCCGCCGCCTTGGCTACGGTGTGGCCGGCGCTGCGCGCGGCGCGCAGCGATCCGATGCAGGCGTTCCGCGCGCAGTGA
- a CDS encoding ABC transporter ATP-binding protein has protein sequence MNLQTGIVPLDDTAPATPAALDRPLIRLRGLGKVFDADEVETHALADVSLEIRAGEFVAITGPSGCGKSTLLSIMGLLDTPSSGEYWLDGTAVAGLGAAARTRLRNRAVGFIFQAFNLIADLSVGENVELPLTYRDDIGKAERKRRVEEALERVDMAHRRRHYPGQLSGGQQQRVSVARALVTRPAILLADEPTGNLDRHNGELVMRLLESLHESGSSLCMVSHDPDFAARAHRSVRMLDGRIDAGAAQPR, from the coding sequence ATGAATCTGCAAACCGGCATTGTGCCCCTCGACGACACCGCGCCCGCGACGCCCGCCGCGCTCGACCGGCCGCTGATCCGCCTGCGCGGCCTGGGCAAGGTGTTCGACGCCGACGAGGTGGAAACCCACGCGCTGGCGGACGTGTCGCTGGAGATCCGCGCCGGCGAGTTCGTCGCCATCACCGGCCCGTCGGGCTGCGGCAAGTCGACCTTGCTGTCGATCATGGGCTTGTTGGACACGCCTAGCTCGGGCGAATACTGGCTGGACGGCACCGCGGTCGCCGGCCTCGGCGCGGCCGCGCGCACCCGCCTGCGCAATCGCGCGGTCGGCTTCATCTTCCAGGCGTTCAATCTGATTGCCGACCTCAGCGTCGGCGAAAACGTCGAGCTGCCGCTGACCTACCGCGACGACATCGGCAAGGCCGAGCGCAAGCGCCGGGTCGAGGAAGCGCTGGAACGCGTCGACATGGCGCACCGGCGCCGGCATTACCCCGGGCAGCTGTCCGGCGGCCAGCAGCAGCGCGTGTCGGTCGCGCGCGCGCTGGTCACCCGGCCGGCGATCCTGCTCGCCGACGAGCCGACCGGCAACCTCGACCGGCACAACGGCGAGCTGGTCATGCGCTTGCTCGAAAGCCTGCACGAGAGCGGCTCGAGCCTGTGCATGGTCAGCCACGATCCGGATTTCGCCGCGCGCGCGCATCGCAGCGTGCGCATGCTCGACGGCCGCATCGACGCCGGCGCGGCGCAGCCGCGATGA
- a CDS encoding efflux RND transporter periplasmic adaptor subunit, translating to MTAIPMDIPKQKKARGLLSRRRLVSAAALAALAAAAFAIMGLDEAMPSAPRSELWIDEVQRGDMVQEIRATGTLVPKHVRWLAAGGEGAVQEILVQPGARVGADTVILRLSNPLALATLEKARAALAGADAAIAAKRTELDSQRLDQEAVLTKAESQLKISAAKTDALRRALAAGVISKLELMQSEVGMAQDQSMVAIEKQRVGAARSNFAAQMQAERARRDELASALRLAERSVDELQVRAGIDGILQQVGVEPGQQVAIGASLARVARQDELIARLLVPEALAKDLVLDLPVRVDTRNGVAEGRIARIDPAVHEGRVSVDIDFAQPLPAGARPDLSVDGNIVVARLRDVVSVGRASSATPGGASSLFVLRGDGEIAQRTPVVYGRTSSDRIEVKSGLRPGDRVVLSDTAQWSKYPALRVR from the coding sequence ATGACTGCCATACCGATGGACATTCCCAAGCAGAAAAAGGCCCGCGGCCTGCTGTCCCGACGCCGGCTCGTCTCGGCCGCGGCGCTGGCCGCGCTGGCCGCCGCGGCGTTCGCGATCATGGGCCTGGACGAGGCGATGCCGAGCGCGCCGCGTTCGGAGCTGTGGATCGACGAGGTCCAGCGCGGCGACATGGTCCAGGAAATCCGCGCCACCGGCACCCTGGTGCCGAAGCACGTGCGCTGGCTCGCCGCCGGCGGCGAGGGCGCGGTGCAGGAAATCCTGGTCCAGCCCGGCGCGCGGGTCGGCGCCGACACGGTCATCCTGCGGCTCAGCAACCCGCTGGCGCTGGCCACGCTGGAGAAGGCGCGCGCCGCGCTGGCCGGCGCCGATGCGGCGATCGCGGCCAAGCGCACCGAACTCGACTCGCAGCGCCTGGACCAGGAAGCGGTGCTGACCAAAGCCGAGTCGCAGCTCAAGATCAGCGCGGCCAAGACCGACGCCTTGCGCCGCGCCCTGGCCGCCGGGGTGATCTCCAAGCTCGAGCTGATGCAGAGCGAAGTCGGCATGGCCCAGGACCAGAGCATGGTCGCGATCGAGAAGCAGCGGGTCGGCGCGGCGCGCAGCAATTTCGCCGCGCAGATGCAGGCCGAGCGCGCGCGCCGCGACGAACTGGCCAGCGCGCTGCGCCTGGCCGAACGCAGCGTCGACGAGTTGCAGGTGCGCGCCGGCATCGACGGCATCCTGCAGCAGGTCGGGGTCGAGCCCGGCCAGCAGGTGGCGATCGGCGCGAGCCTGGCGCGGGTGGCGCGGCAGGACGAACTGATCGCGCGCCTGCTGGTGCCGGAGGCGCTGGCCAAGGATCTGGTGCTGGATCTGCCGGTGCGGGTCGACACCCGCAACGGCGTGGCCGAGGGCCGCATCGCCCGGATCGACCCGGCCGTGCACGAGGGCCGGGTCAGCGTCGACATCGATTTCGCCCAGCCGCTGCCGGCCGGCGCGCGGCCGGACCTGTCGGTCGACGGCAACATCGTGGTGGCGCGCCTGCGCGATGTCGTCAGCGTCGGCCGCGCTTCCTCGGCGACGCCGGGCGGCGCCTCGAGCCTGTTCGTGCTGCGCGGCGACGGCGAGATCGCGCAACGCACGCCGGTGGTCTACGGGCGGACCTCCAGCGACCGCATCGAGGTGAAGTCCGGCCTGCGCCCGGGCGACCGCGTGGTCCTGTCGGACACCGCGCAATGGAGCAAGTACCCGGCGCTGCGCGTGCGCTGA
- a CDS encoding ABC transporter ATP-binding protein, with product MNDSARASEAARGNAQGGVQLRRIAALSRPHLGGILYCLALVMAATAIQLLMPMGIQQLFDRALVGREIGTIHLLALGLLGILIVRSVLSYLGQFRLQAIGDIIIADLRTRLFEHLHTLGLDYHHRQRIGDLLSRLSNDVGSVRHIVANLPVFVAINSFQCIGATAVMLSMNWRLGLVVLTMAPMATVLSRFYGPKFERLSTRIQDELARSTTIAQESLSGIEVVKTYARAPYEAQRYRGGVQRYLEVVLGMRRTDALYSALMVFVTTLATIVVFWYGGLQVVAGALSAGSLVAFLLYSLNITQSVASLSQHYSAYKQAAGASRRVFELLDVQPDIVDRPGALALACERATVRFAGVGFGYRPDAPVLTDIDLEARPGETVALVGHSGAGKSTLVKLIPRLYEVGAGAIEIDGRDIREYTVDSLRQAISVVSQDVFLFGASVRDNIRYGRLDASDEEVEAAARAANAHEFIVRMSEGYDTQVGERGLQLSGGQRQRLSIARALLKDAPILLLDEATSAIDNESEALIQSAIDRLKARRTTFVIAHRLATVRNAHQILVMAGGRIVQRPGYEEFIAGSAGEAAPAQRPGAAPAADEAGVRVAVERAALARVALERGA from the coding sequence ATGAACGACAGTGCGCGCGCGAGCGAGGCTGCCCGAGGCAACGCGCAAGGCGGCGTGCAACTGCGCCGCATCGCCGCGCTGAGCCGGCCGCACCTCGGCGGCATCCTGTACTGCCTGGCGTTGGTTATGGCCGCCACCGCGATCCAGCTGCTGATGCCGATGGGCATCCAGCAGTTGTTCGACCGCGCCCTGGTCGGGCGCGAGATCGGCACGATCCACCTGCTGGCGCTGGGGCTGCTGGGGATCCTGATCGTGCGCTCGGTGCTCAGCTACCTCGGCCAGTTCCGCCTGCAGGCGATCGGCGACATCATCATCGCCGACCTGCGCACGCGCCTGTTCGAGCACCTGCACACGCTCGGGCTCGACTACCACCACCGCCAGCGCATCGGCGACCTGCTGTCGCGGCTCAGCAACGACGTCGGCTCGGTGCGCCACATCGTCGCCAACCTGCCGGTGTTCGTGGCGATCAACAGCTTCCAGTGCATCGGCGCGACCGCGGTGATGCTGTCGATGAACTGGCGGCTGGGCCTGGTGGTGCTGACGATGGCGCCAATGGCGACGGTGCTGAGCCGGTTCTACGGGCCGAAGTTCGAGCGCCTGTCGACCCGGATCCAGGACGAACTCGCGCGTTCGACCACCATCGCCCAGGAATCGCTGAGCGGCATCGAGGTGGTCAAGACCTACGCGCGCGCGCCGTACGAGGCGCAGCGCTACCGCGGCGGCGTGCAGCGCTATCTGGAGGTGGTGCTGGGGATGCGCCGCACCGACGCGCTCTACAGCGCGCTGATGGTGTTCGTGACCACCCTGGCGACCATCGTGGTGTTCTGGTACGGCGGCCTGCAGGTCGTCGCCGGCGCGCTCAGCGCCGGCAGCCTGGTGGCGTTCCTGCTGTATTCGCTCAACATCACCCAGAGCGTGGCCTCGCTGTCGCAGCATTACTCCGCGTACAAGCAGGCCGCCGGCGCTTCGCGGCGGGTGTTCGAGCTGCTGGACGTGCAGCCGGACATCGTCGACCGGCCGGGCGCGCTCGCGCTGGCCTGCGAGCGCGCCACGGTGCGCTTCGCCGGCGTCGGCTTCGGCTATCGGCCGGACGCGCCGGTGTTGACCGATATCGACCTGGAAGCGCGCCCCGGCGAGACCGTGGCCCTGGTCGGCCACAGCGGCGCGGGCAAGTCGACCCTGGTCAAACTGATTCCGCGCCTGTACGAGGTCGGCGCCGGCGCGATCGAGATCGACGGGCGCGACATCCGCGAATACACGGTGGACTCGCTGCGCCAGGCGATCTCGGTGGTGTCGCAGGACGTGTTCCTGTTCGGCGCCAGCGTGCGCGACAACATCCGCTACGGCCGCCTCGACGCCAGCGACGAAGAAGTGGAAGCCGCGGCGCGCGCGGCCAACGCGCACGAGTTCATCGTGCGCATGAGCGAGGGCTACGACACCCAGGTCGGCGAACGCGGCCTGCAGCTCAGCGGCGGCCAGCGCCAGCGCCTGTCGATCGCCCGCGCCTTGCTCAAGGACGCGCCGATCCTGCTGCTCGACGAGGCGACCTCGGCGATCGACAACGAATCCGAAGCGCTGATCCAGTCGGCGATCGACCGGCTCAAGGCGCGACGCACGACCTTCGTCATCGCCCACCGGCTGGCGACGGTGCGCAACGCCCACCAGATCCTGGTCATGGCCGGCGGCCGCATCGTGCAGCGCCCCGGCTACGAGGAATTCATCGCCGGCAGCGCCGGCGAGGCGGCGCCGGCGCAGCGCCCGGGCGCGGCGCCGGCGGCGGACGAGGCCGGCGTACGCGTGGCGGTGGAGCGCGCCGCCTTGGCGCGCGTTGCATTGGAGCGCGGCGCATGA
- the lanKC gene encoding class III lanthionine synthetase LanKC: MAEMLVGDKVLYSLVRGDYYEPVSRYRPAREHFYDPVRRLLPEEWDIQQHNVWYGCTYKGAEIPAQGWKIHLSATPAHAPAILMTVVRLLAEQKVTFKFLTDRTMLWLSNGKGWSRGASGKFITVYPTDTEHCAQLLESLYEATIGYWGPYILSDRRYRDNRILHYRYGGLLPVKRLDVSGTAVHVIQDKDGNYVDDKRTPFFHLPPEVEDPFLKLSTAAVDDAEPGTLKHGRYEIEAALAVSNSGGVYLALDRHEGRKVVIKEGRPYTNVSVRGLDAVQLTKKEHRLLRLVEDLNISAKPLDFFIDWEHAYLVESYLEGGNTLRNYFANISLTMRTRAGPDESREYYRLYRTLFTQLANMLKALHERNIVFSDLSMTNVLVIEREGEDPELKLIDFEGAYEEGIDLPTHLMTPGFSPQEAMDRGMATRQDDYYALGSLMMVGLFPMNPLLVLDRDAHERYLEAFQRDFDFPPHLADLIRRLLSRDAGQRPDIDEILRILSVGHEPRAPHVGTHEVDATDLEDTIARVLEHCDEAADFERRDRLFPADPTVFETNPLSLGHGACGVAYAMHRIRGHVDPRVLEWIRSHPVDGVNYAPGLYIGLSGIAWSMLEMGLRDEAVTMLGHAKDHRLLWSSPNLFNGAAGWGMAQLRFFLATGDGAYLEEARKAGRFLVESREVEPELHDGCFWSSPEGISASLGHGTAGVALFLLYLHRATGDDSYLAVGRQGLNWILDKAVRRREEGGMSWIARDRTPSLMPYWRWGSSGIGRTFLRYWHVTGDPLYAEAVADIHVDCDRKYAIFPGYFLGLAGIVDFYLDLARFPDWEDRAMASSRKLLAGCMLFPVRRGNALAFPGESLNRISCDYGTGGAGVALMMHRYRTRGGASFMLDELLPDWSAQDRPESLQAALG, from the coding sequence ATGGCGGAGATGCTGGTTGGGGACAAGGTGCTGTATTCGTTGGTCCGCGGCGACTACTACGAGCCGGTATCGCGCTACCGCCCTGCGCGCGAACACTTCTACGACCCGGTGCGGCGCCTGTTGCCCGAGGAGTGGGACATCCAGCAGCACAACGTCTGGTACGGCTGCACCTACAAGGGCGCCGAGATTCCCGCGCAAGGCTGGAAAATCCACTTGTCCGCCACGCCCGCGCATGCGCCGGCGATCCTGATGACGGTGGTGCGGCTGCTGGCGGAACAGAAAGTGACCTTCAAGTTCCTGACCGACCGCACCATGCTGTGGTTGTCGAACGGCAAGGGCTGGAGCCGCGGCGCGTCGGGCAAGTTCATCACCGTCTACCCGACCGACACCGAGCACTGCGCGCAACTGCTGGAATCGCTGTACGAGGCGACCATCGGCTACTGGGGGCCGTACATCCTGTCCGACCGCCGTTATCGCGACAACCGCATCCTGCATTACCGCTACGGCGGCCTGTTGCCGGTCAAGCGCCTGGACGTCAGCGGCACCGCCGTGCACGTGATCCAGGACAAGGACGGCAACTACGTCGACGACAAGCGCACGCCGTTCTTCCATCTGCCGCCCGAGGTCGAGGACCCGTTCCTCAAGCTCAGCACCGCGGCCGTCGACGATGCCGAGCCGGGCACGCTCAAGCACGGCCGCTACGAGATCGAGGCCGCGCTCGCGGTCAGCAATTCCGGCGGCGTGTACCTCGCGCTGGACCGGCACGAGGGGCGCAAGGTCGTCATCAAGGAAGGGCGGCCCTACACCAACGTGTCGGTGCGCGGGCTCGACGCGGTGCAGCTGACCAAGAAGGAACACCGGCTGCTGCGCCTGGTCGAGGACTTGAACATCTCGGCCAAGCCGCTGGATTTCTTCATCGACTGGGAGCACGCCTACCTGGTCGAAAGCTACCTGGAAGGCGGCAACACCCTGCGCAACTACTTCGCCAACATCAGCCTGACCATGCGCACGCGCGCCGGTCCCGACGAGAGCCGCGAGTACTACCGCCTCTACCGCACCTTGTTCACCCAACTGGCGAACATGCTCAAGGCGCTGCACGAACGCAACATCGTGTTCAGCGACTTGTCGATGACCAACGTGCTGGTGATCGAACGCGAAGGCGAGGACCCGGAACTCAAGCTGATCGACTTCGAGGGCGCCTACGAGGAAGGCATCGACCTGCCGACCCATCTGATGACGCCGGGTTTTTCGCCGCAGGAAGCGATGGACCGCGGCATGGCCACGCGCCAGGACGACTACTACGCCCTGGGCAGCCTGATGATGGTCGGCCTGTTCCCGATGAACCCGCTGCTGGTGCTCGACCGCGACGCGCACGAGCGCTATCTCGAAGCGTTCCAGCGCGACTTCGATTTCCCGCCGCACCTGGCCGACCTGATCCGCCGCCTGCTGTCGCGCGATGCCGGGCAGCGGCCGGACATCGACGAGATCCTGCGCATCCTGTCGGTCGGGCACGAGCCGCGCGCGCCGCATGTGGGCACCCACGAGGTCGACGCCACCGACCTGGAAGACACCATCGCGCGGGTGCTCGAGCATTGCGACGAAGCCGCCGATTTCGAACGCCGCGACCGGCTGTTCCCGGCCGATCCGACCGTGTTCGAGACCAATCCGCTGAGCCTGGGCCACGGCGCCTGCGGCGTCGCCTATGCCATGCACCGCATCCGCGGGCATGTCGATCCGCGCGTGCTGGAGTGGATCCGCTCGCATCCGGTCGACGGCGTCAACTATGCGCCGGGGCTCTACATCGGCCTGTCCGGCATCGCCTGGTCGATGCTGGAGATGGGCTTGCGCGACGAAGCGGTGACGATGCTCGGCCACGCCAAGGATCACCGCTTGCTGTGGAGTTCCCCGAACCTGTTCAACGGCGCGGCCGGCTGGGGCATGGCGCAACTGCGTTTCTTCCTCGCCACCGGCGACGGCGCCTATCTGGAAGAAGCCAGAAAGGCCGGACGCTTCCTGGTCGAGAGCCGCGAGGTCGAGCCGGAGCTGCACGACGGCTGTTTCTGGAGCTCGCCCGAAGGCATTTCCGCGAGCCTCGGGCACGGCACCGCAGGCGTCGCCTTGTTCCTGCTGTACCTGCATCGGGCGACCGGCGACGATTCGTATCTGGCGGTCGGGCGGCAGGGACTGAACTGGATCCTGGACAAGGCCGTGCGCCGGCGCGAGGAAGGCGGCATGAGCTGGATCGCGCGCGACCGCACGCCGAGCCTGATGCCGTACTGGCGCTGGGGCAGCTCGGGCATCGGCCGGACCTTCCTGCGCTACTGGCACGTCACCGGCGATCCGCTTTACGCCGAGGCGGTCGCCGACATCCATGTCGACTGCGACCGCAAGTACGCGATCTTCCCCGGCTATTTCCTCGGCCTGGCCGGCATCGTCGACTTCTACCTGGATCTGGCGCGCTTCCCGGACTGGGAAGACCGGGCCATGGCCAGCTCGCGCAAGCTGCTGGCCGGCTGCATGCTGTTCCCGGTGCGGCGCGGCAATGCGCTGGCGTTCCCGGGCGAGTCGCTCAACCGCATCAGCTGCGACTACGGCACCGGCGGCGCCGGCGTGGCCTTGATGATGCATCGCTACCGCACCCGCGGCGGCGCGTCGTTCATGCTCGACGAACTGCTGCCGGACTGGTCGGCGCAGGATCGGCCGGAATCGCTGCAGGCGGCGCTCGGATGA
- a CDS encoding class III lanthipeptide: MDRILKLQELPTYNDQQQPGDSTATSGSTSSCNACVCETIPTAV, from the coding sequence ATGGACCGCATCCTCAAGCTGCAAGAACTGCCGACCTACAACGACCAGCAGCAGCCGGGCGACAGCACCGCGACGTCGGGTTCGACGTCGAGCTGCAACGCCTGCGTTTGCGAGACGATTCCGACCGCGGTGTAA
- the lepB gene encoding signal peptidase I, with amino-acid sequence MRWFEIALVSLTAFSGLVWLLDKHVLAKRRLARAGLLDDGQEPWIVDYSKSYFPVLLLVLLLRTFLAEPFRIPSNSMMPTLLTGDFILVNKFVYGLRLPISNHKLLALGEPERGDVVVFHSVQQSDVNLVKRVVGLPGDRVEYRDGRLTINGEAVPLRPIGAYAGVRSGAEMTGAQELEETLGRHRHRILLRAEMRRLEQAEGEWTVPAGQYFVMGDNRDNSDDSRYWGYLPESNLVGRAFLIWLNFDDGFDTGRIGRSVP; translated from the coding sequence ATGCGCTGGTTCGAAATCGCGCTGGTCTCGCTGACCGCCTTCAGCGGTCTGGTCTGGTTGCTCGACAAGCACGTGCTCGCCAAGCGCCGGCTGGCGCGGGCGGGATTGCTCGACGACGGCCAGGAGCCGTGGATCGTCGACTACTCCAAATCGTACTTCCCGGTGCTGCTGCTGGTGCTGTTGCTGCGCACCTTCCTCGCCGAGCCGTTCCGGATTCCGTCGAACTCGATGATGCCGACGCTGCTGACCGGCGATTTCATCCTGGTCAACAAGTTCGTCTACGGACTGCGCCTGCCGATCAGCAACCACAAGCTGCTGGCCCTGGGCGAGCCGGAGCGCGGCGATGTGGTGGTGTTCCATTCGGTGCAGCAGTCCGACGTCAACCTGGTCAAGCGCGTGGTCGGGTTGCCGGGCGACCGGGTCGAGTACCGCGACGGACGGCTGACGATCAACGGCGAAGCGGTGCCCTTGCGGCCCATCGGCGCCTACGCCGGCGTGCGCAGCGGCGCGGAGATGACCGGCGCGCAGGAGTTGGAGGAGACGCTCGGCCGCCATCGCCACCGCATCCTGCTGCGCGCGGAAATGCGCCGCCTGGAGCAGGCCGAGGGCGAGTGGACCGTGCCGGCCGGGCAGTACTTCGTTATGGGCGACAACCGCGACAACAGCGACGACAGCCGCTACTGGGGCTATCTGCCGGAAAGCAATCTGGTCGGACGCGCGTTCCTGATCTGGCTGAACTTCGACGACGGATTCGACACCGGCCGCATCGGCCGCTCGGTTCCGTAA